A window of the Fusobacterium varium genome harbors these coding sequences:
- a CDS encoding glycosyltransferase family 2 protein yields the protein MTVIIPVYNVEKYIAKCLESVLKQTYKNIEIVIIDDGTKDSSGMICDDYAKKDFRIKVIHQKNQGLSGARNTGLKIATGDYITFLDSDDFIDEKMLEEMLLALKKNNADIVECGTIYCNEDETFIRENTKDELRVYKNEYQIKELVFLGNITTTSWGKLYKKKLFKNFEFPLGKYHEDTFTTYKLLHLSSKTIVLNKSFYYYRQVNGSIMNSKFNIKHLDSIDATIERSKFIEKYYPMYKKYEYANIVYSCCKVYERMILEDFYNKNIMLKLQELIRKNLIYFYFYSKSKKITKIFASICFINMNLCKILYNFSLSKVKK from the coding sequence ATAACTGTAATAATTCCAGTTTATAACGTGGAAAAATATATAGCTAAATGTTTAGAAAGTGTTTTAAAGCAAACATATAAAAATATAGAGATTGTTATTATAGACGATGGAACAAAAGATAGTTCTGGTATGATATGTGATGATTATGCTAAAAAAGATTTTAGAATAAAAGTCATTCATCAAAAAAATCAAGGTTTGTCAGGTGCTAGAAATACTGGCTTAAAAATTGCAACAGGAGATTATATTACTTTTTTAGATAGTGATGATTTTATAGATGAAAAAATGCTAGAAGAAATGTTATTAGCATTAAAAAAAAATAATGCTGATATAGTTGAGTGTGGAACAATCTATTGTAATGAGGATGAAACATTTATAAGAGAAAATACAAAAGATGAGTTAAGAGTTTATAAAAATGAATATCAAATAAAAGAATTAGTTTTTTTGGGAAATATAACTACTACTAGCTGGGGAAAATTATATAAAAAGAAATTATTTAAAAATTTTGAATTTCCTTTAGGAAAATATCATGAAGATACTTTTACTACATATAAATTATTGCATTTATCTAGCAAAACTATTGTATTGAATAAAAGTTTTTATTATTATAGACAAGTTAATGGAAGTATAATGAATTCTAAATTTAATATTAAACATTTAGATAGTATAGATGCAACAATAGAAAGAAGTAAATTTATAGAAAAATATTATCCTATGTATAAAAAATATGAATATGCTAATATTGTATATTCTTGTTGTAAAGTTTATGAAAGAATGATTTTAGAAGATTTTTATAACAAGAATATAATGTTGAAATTACAAGAGCTGATTAGAAAAAATTTGATATATTTTTATTTTTATAGTAAATCAAAAAAAATTACAAAAATATTTGCTAGTATTTGTTTTATAAATATGAATTTATGTAAAATTCTTTATAATTTTAGTTTATCTAAGGTGAAAAAATGA